Proteins co-encoded in one Acidimicrobiales bacterium genomic window:
- a CDS encoding ABC transporter ATP-binding protein, with translation MSRLRSRQEWQFFAALPRASRPLAAVWWAALVLRGVFPTVFTVAMGVLIGEVQHHGSLAPGLVLVGISFVLLQVLAPIHQAASFNLGSRVAAWLYDRLTEACVGPPGIGHLENPDLVGDLTVAREFDMGMTGPPMHMNMDFIASGLVDLLSGVVSALLLFAYRWWAPVVLIVAWGATHWLLRESSIWRDRNTEEVRLAQRHADYAYRLAVDPPAAKELRLFGLAGWTLERFVERRRQLFDLQYRATRLRERPVLWSLALVVAANVGVFLSLAADAWGGHLSLGRLVVFAQAAVGAALIAFGGINWAMDGAAAPVAAVLRLEPAMEPAGALRTGSRPAPGMPAVEVRFRGVGFAYPRTSALVLDGLDLAIPAGSSMAIVGQNGAGKTTLAKLLCHLYEPTAGAIEVDGVDLRALDVGSWRRQVAAVFQDFVRFELSLRENVAPGGAPDEVIRAALADAGAEGLADLDTPLARAYPGGTDLSGGQWQRVALARALCAVRGGARLVLLDEPTAQLDVRGEAAIFERLLAATSAVTTVLISHRFSTVRLADRICVLEHGRVVELGTHAELIALGGRYRTMFEFQARRFGAAEDEEGQVYDVLA, from the coding sequence GTGAGCCGGCTGCGGTCGAGACAGGAGTGGCAGTTCTTCGCCGCCCTGCCCCGCGCCAGCCGGCCGTTGGCGGCGGTGTGGTGGGCCGCCCTGGTCCTGCGGGGCGTGTTCCCCACCGTGTTCACCGTGGCGATGGGCGTGCTGATCGGGGAGGTGCAGCACCACGGCTCGCTGGCCCCCGGGCTGGTGCTGGTGGGGATCAGCTTCGTCCTGCTCCAGGTCCTGGCGCCGATCCACCAGGCGGCCAGCTTCAACCTGGGCAGCCGGGTGGCGGCCTGGCTGTACGACCGCCTGACCGAGGCGTGCGTGGGCCCGCCCGGCATCGGCCACCTCGAGAACCCCGACCTGGTGGGGGACCTCACCGTGGCGCGGGAGTTCGACATGGGCATGACCGGCCCGCCCATGCACATGAACATGGACTTCATCGCGTCGGGGCTGGTCGACCTGCTGAGCGGGGTCGTCTCGGCGCTCCTCCTGTTCGCCTACCGGTGGTGGGCGCCGGTCGTGTTGATCGTGGCGTGGGGCGCCACCCACTGGCTGCTCCGGGAGAGCTCGATCTGGCGGGACCGCAACACCGAGGAGGTGCGCCTGGCCCAGCGCCACGCCGACTACGCCTACCGGCTGGCCGTCGACCCGCCCGCGGCCAAGGAGCTGCGCCTGTTCGGGCTGGCGGGCTGGACCCTCGAGCGGTTCGTGGAGCGCCGCCGGCAGCTCTTCGACCTGCAGTACCGGGCCACCCGGCTGCGGGAGCGGCCGGTCCTGTGGAGCCTGGCCCTGGTCGTGGCGGCCAACGTCGGGGTGTTCCTGTCCCTGGCGGCGGACGCGTGGGGTGGGCACCTGAGCCTGGGCCGGTTGGTGGTGTTCGCCCAGGCGGCGGTGGGGGCGGCCCTGATCGCCTTCGGCGGGATCAACTGGGCCATGGACGGCGCCGCCGCCCCGGTGGCCGCCGTGCTGCGCCTGGAGCCGGCCATGGAGCCGGCCGGCGCCCTGCGGACCGGCTCCCGGCCCGCCCCGGGGATGCCGGCCGTCGAGGTCCGCTTCCGAGGCGTCGGCTTCGCCTACCCGCGCACGTCGGCGCTGGTGCTCGACGGACTGGACCTCGCCATCCCCGCCGGCTCATCCATGGCCATCGTCGGCCAGAACGGGGCGGGCAAGACCACCCTGGCCAAGCTCCTCTGCCACCTGTACGAGCCGACGGCGGGCGCCATCGAGGTGGACGGCGTCGACCTGCGCGCCCTCGACGTGGGCTCGTGGCGCCGCCAGGTGGCGGCCGTGTTCCAGGACTTCGTGCGCTTCGAGCTGTCCCTCCGGGAGAACGTGGCGCCCGGGGGCGCCCCCGACGAGGTGATCCGGGCCGCCCTGGCCGACGCCGGCGCCGAGGGCCTGGCCGACCTCGACACCCCGCTGGCCCGCGCCTACCCCGGCGGCACCGACCTGTCGGGCGGGCAGTGGCAGCGGGTGGCCCTGGCCCGGGCCCTCTGCGCCGTGCGCGGCGGCGCCCGGCTGGTCCTGCTCGACGAGCCCACCGCCCAGCTCGACGTGCGCGGCGAGGCCGCCATCTTCGAGCGGCTGCTGGCCGCCACCAGCGCGGTGACGACGGTGCTGATCTCCCACCGCTTCTCCACCGTGCGCCTGGCGGACCGGATCTGCGTGCTCGAGCACGGGCGGGTGGTGGAGCTCGGCACCCACGCCGAGCTGATCGCCCTCGGTGGTCGCTACCGCACCATGTTCGAGTTCCAGGCC
- a CDS encoding ABC transporter substrate-binding protein, which translates to MGVRERGGRSPARRARVLAVVAASALGATACGAQLPKGVLQQLQAQASGRGAGGGGSVSGQAAAGSGLTAGAGTATAGGGSSGNAPAPGGGTAAPGAPAAGSSGAAGTASSGGTTAAPVSAGECAQWGTNAPGLSATQLQVSTADTDSGPLPGATAGEFRGSAAYLSMVNASGGVCGRKLVDTELDDGLDPAQGRAQFEKIQPHVFGFTGNLSVADSGYTDLIKSTGVPWVGAVVDPDWSVRNGPNVSPHAIPSTASDAPWVWIRQQHPGALKAALLYTDVSAVVANLPPTKVGMQKAGYNISYTAGLNPTAPDYTPQVLSMASSGVQVVWAFSLEVNMQARLERDMAQQGFHPAVQGANLAYDTDYKQLLGAEGNGWINPITYAPFLQPGAAANYPGLADFVKWTSQTFPGAKNDLFSVDGWAYTALFVQALRAVQGPLTRQSYTAALQKVQQFNGGGLEPPSNPSNPSASVSSLNCFAMASYQNGNWSVIHPNSGAFDCSLGTTFTY; encoded by the coding sequence ATGGGGGTGAGGGAGCGGGGCGGCCGGTCACCGGCGCGGCGGGCCCGGGTGCTGGCCGTGGTGGCGGCCTCCGCGCTCGGCGCCACCGCCTGCGGGGCCCAGCTCCCGAAGGGCGTCCTCCAGCAGCTGCAGGCCCAGGCCTCCGGGCGCGGCGCGGGCGGCGGCGGGTCCGTGTCGGGGCAGGCGGCGGCGGGGTCAGGCCTCACTGCGGGAGCGGGAACGGCCACTGCGGGTGGAGGGTCGAGCGGCAACGCCCCGGCCCCCGGCGGCGGGACGGCTGCACCCGGGGCGCCGGCCGCCGGCAGCAGCGGAGCGGCCGGGACCGCGTCGTCCGGCGGCACCACCGCGGCGCCGGTGAGCGCCGGTGAGTGCGCCCAATGGGGTACCAACGCCCCCGGCCTTTCGGCCACCCAGCTGCAGGTCTCCACCGCCGACACCGACAGCGGACCGCTGCCGGGGGCCACGGCCGGGGAGTTCCGAGGTTCGGCCGCGTACCTGTCCATGGTCAACGCCTCGGGTGGGGTGTGCGGCCGCAAGCTGGTGGACACCGAGCTCGACGACGGCCTCGACCCCGCCCAGGGCCGGGCCCAGTTCGAGAAGATCCAGCCCCACGTCTTCGGCTTCACCGGGAACCTGAGCGTGGCCGACTCCGGCTACACCGACCTGATCAAGTCGACCGGCGTGCCGTGGGTGGGCGCGGTCGTCGATCCCGACTGGTCGGTGCGCAACGGCCCCAACGTGTCCCCCCATGCCATCCCCAGCACGGCCAGCGACGCGCCGTGGGTGTGGATCCGCCAGCAGCACCCCGGCGCCCTCAAGGCCGCTCTCCTGTACACCGACGTCAGCGCCGTCGTCGCCAACCTGCCGCCCACCAAGGTGGGCATGCAGAAGGCCGGCTACAACATCTCCTACACCGCCGGGCTCAACCCGACCGCGCCCGACTACACGCCCCAGGTCCTCTCGATGGCCAGCTCGGGCGTACAGGTCGTGTGGGCGTTCTCCCTCGAGGTCAACATGCAGGCCCGCCTGGAGAGGGACATGGCCCAGCAGGGGTTCCACCCCGCCGTCCAGGGCGCCAACCTCGCCTACGACACCGACTACAAGCAGCTGCTCGGCGCCGAGGGCAACGGGTGGATCAACCCGATCACCTACGCCCCGTTCCTGCAGCCCGGCGCCGCCGCCAACTATCCCGGGCTGGCCGACTTCGTGAAGTGGACGAGCCAGACCTTCCCGGGAGCCAAGAACGACCTGTTCTCGGTGGACGGGTGGGCGTACACAGCCCTGTTCGTGCAGGCCCTCCGCGCCGTCCAGGGACCGCTCACCCGCCAGAGCTACACCGCGGCCCTGCAGAAGGTGCAGCAGTTCAACGGGGGTGGTCTCGAACCACCCTCCAACCCGAGCAACCCGAGCGCATCCGTCAGCTCGCTCAACTGCTTTGCCATGGCCAGCTACCAGAACGGCAACTGGTCGGTCATCCACCCGAACAGCGGGGCCTTCGATTGCAGCCTAGGGACCACCTTCACCTACTGA